One window of the Pararge aegeria chromosome 22, ilParAegt1.1, whole genome shotgun sequence genome contains the following:
- the LOC120633890 gene encoding modifier of mdg4-like isoform X1, with product MDEDDAQQFSLRWHNHQTSVVGALGRMLATGALSDVTLSASGASLRAHRLVLAACSQYFAQLFKEVETDNHTLVVVLGCDAAELRLLLTFMYTGEVTASRECLPALLRLAHTLQVSGLTDADTNNLPQPFQEPNEPESPINLEKTNIPPHHAKNETIDPELDRPLSETQKASEYFHETAGRNDKDKLSKLDQIVQNLYSTHRVGNFVGTLAAPTLPPISSLGEPPDERRWRGSECGVCHKRLSNQYNLRVHMETHAGRRHACRACSHVSRSRDALRKHVAYRHAAQHKM from the exons ATGGACGAAGATGATGCCCAACAGTTTTCTTTGCGATGGCATAACCACCAG acaaGTGTGGTCGGCGCTCTGGGGCGGATGCTAGCGACGGGGGCCCTGAGTGACGTGACGCTAAGCGCGAGTGGCGCCTCGCTTCGAGCTCATCGACTCGTGCTAGCGGCTTGCAGTCAATACTTTGCGCAATTGTTTAAG GAAGTGGAAACCGACAATCACACCCTGGTGGTGGTGCTGGGCTGCGACGCGGCGGAGCTGCGGTTGCTACTCACGTTCATGTACACGGGCGAGGTGACGGCGTCGCGCGAGTGTCTGCCGGCGCTGCTGCGGCTTGCGCACACGCTGCAGGTGTCCGGACTCACGGACGCCGACACG AATAACCTACCACAACCTTTCCAAGAGCCAAACGAACCAGAGTCACCTATCAACCTTGAAAAGACAAATATTCCTCCGCATCATGCCAAAAATGAAACAATCGATCCAGAACTCGATAGGCCGTTAAGTGAAACACAGAAAGCATCGGAATATTTCCACGAAACAGCGGGTAGAAACGATAAAGACAAATTAAGCAAGCTGGATCAGATAGTTCAGAATTTGTACAGTACCCATCGAGTTGGAAACTTCGTGGGAACACTGGCAGCACCGACGCTTCCACCAATATCAAGTTTGGGAG AGCCGCCGGACGAGCGGCGCTGGCGCGGCTCGGAGTGCGGCGTGTGCCACAAGCGGCTCAGCAACCAGTACAACCTGCGCGTGCACATGGAGACGCACGCGGGCCGGCGCCACGCGTGCCGCGCCTGCAGCCACGTGTCGCGCTCGCGGGACGCGCTGCGCAAGCACGTGGCGTACCGGCACGCGGCGCAACACAAGATGTGA
- the LOC120633890 gene encoding modifier of mdg4-like isoform X2: MTSVVGALGRMLATGALSDVTLSASGASLRAHRLVLAACSQYFAQLFKEVETDNHTLVVVLGCDAAELRLLLTFMYTGEVTASRECLPALLRLAHTLQVSGLTDADTNNLPQPFQEPNEPESPINLEKTNIPPHHAKNETIDPELDRPLSETQKASEYFHETAGRNDKDKLSKLDQIVQNLYSTHRVGNFVGTLAAPTLPPISSLGEPPDERRWRGSECGVCHKRLSNQYNLRVHMETHAGRRHACRACSHVSRSRDALRKHVAYRHAAQHKM, encoded by the exons ATG acaaGTGTGGTCGGCGCTCTGGGGCGGATGCTAGCGACGGGGGCCCTGAGTGACGTGACGCTAAGCGCGAGTGGCGCCTCGCTTCGAGCTCATCGACTCGTGCTAGCGGCTTGCAGTCAATACTTTGCGCAATTGTTTAAG GAAGTGGAAACCGACAATCACACCCTGGTGGTGGTGCTGGGCTGCGACGCGGCGGAGCTGCGGTTGCTACTCACGTTCATGTACACGGGCGAGGTGACGGCGTCGCGCGAGTGTCTGCCGGCGCTGCTGCGGCTTGCGCACACGCTGCAGGTGTCCGGACTCACGGACGCCGACACG AATAACCTACCACAACCTTTCCAAGAGCCAAACGAACCAGAGTCACCTATCAACCTTGAAAAGACAAATATTCCTCCGCATCATGCCAAAAATGAAACAATCGATCCAGAACTCGATAGGCCGTTAAGTGAAACACAGAAAGCATCGGAATATTTCCACGAAACAGCGGGTAGAAACGATAAAGACAAATTAAGCAAGCTGGATCAGATAGTTCAGAATTTGTACAGTACCCATCGAGTTGGAAACTTCGTGGGAACACTGGCAGCACCGACGCTTCCACCAATATCAAGTTTGGGAG AGCCGCCGGACGAGCGGCGCTGGCGCGGCTCGGAGTGCGGCGTGTGCCACAAGCGGCTCAGCAACCAGTACAACCTGCGCGTGCACATGGAGACGCACGCGGGCCGGCGCCACGCGTGCCGCGCCTGCAGCCACGTGTCGCGCTCGCGGGACGCGCTGCGCAAGCACGTGGCGTACCGGCACGCGGCGCAACACAAGATGTGA
- the LOC120633890 gene encoding modifier of mdg4-like isoform X3, which produces MLATGALSDVTLSASGASLRAHRLVLAACSQYFAQLFKEVETDNHTLVVVLGCDAAELRLLLTFMYTGEVTASRECLPALLRLAHTLQVSGLTDADTNNLPQPFQEPNEPESPINLEKTNIPPHHAKNETIDPELDRPLSETQKASEYFHETAGRNDKDKLSKLDQIVQNLYSTHRVGNFVGTLAAPTLPPISSLGEPPDERRWRGSECGVCHKRLSNQYNLRVHMETHAGRRHACRACSHVSRSRDALRKHVAYRHAAQHKM; this is translated from the exons ATGCTAGCGACGGGGGCCCTGAGTGACGTGACGCTAAGCGCGAGTGGCGCCTCGCTTCGAGCTCATCGACTCGTGCTAGCGGCTTGCAGTCAATACTTTGCGCAATTGTTTAAG GAAGTGGAAACCGACAATCACACCCTGGTGGTGGTGCTGGGCTGCGACGCGGCGGAGCTGCGGTTGCTACTCACGTTCATGTACACGGGCGAGGTGACGGCGTCGCGCGAGTGTCTGCCGGCGCTGCTGCGGCTTGCGCACACGCTGCAGGTGTCCGGACTCACGGACGCCGACACG AATAACCTACCACAACCTTTCCAAGAGCCAAACGAACCAGAGTCACCTATCAACCTTGAAAAGACAAATATTCCTCCGCATCATGCCAAAAATGAAACAATCGATCCAGAACTCGATAGGCCGTTAAGTGAAACACAGAAAGCATCGGAATATTTCCACGAAACAGCGGGTAGAAACGATAAAGACAAATTAAGCAAGCTGGATCAGATAGTTCAGAATTTGTACAGTACCCATCGAGTTGGAAACTTCGTGGGAACACTGGCAGCACCGACGCTTCCACCAATATCAAGTTTGGGAG AGCCGCCGGACGAGCGGCGCTGGCGCGGCTCGGAGTGCGGCGTGTGCCACAAGCGGCTCAGCAACCAGTACAACCTGCGCGTGCACATGGAGACGCACGCGGGCCGGCGCCACGCGTGCCGCGCCTGCAGCCACGTGTCGCGCTCGCGGGACGCGCTGCGCAAGCACGTGGCGTACCGGCACGCGGCGCAACACAAGATGTGA